A window of Acropora muricata isolate sample 2 chromosome 3, ASM3666990v1, whole genome shotgun sequence contains these coding sequences:
- the LOC136912326 gene encoding uncharacterized protein, which yields MEEKWRRNGGEIEDKISMSQRALSKVTSQRYILSQRYIPNNLEDRFQAHEAVRCEEDQNGGASCPLNVEVERSLDFLGKEYGDLSNSDADTKRELCRIGAKLDKIGVRLHEMAGILYEMKEYSYSFNVKLLGVPQLSADENAVQTSNLCVKIFNKMGANLSINDLDIAHRVSNRSATREGPKPIVCKFTRRLARNEVLSVRKEACKINPEEIGLPQAGEMTNVRLVDHLTPRLQLLYADAKDFKSRYNFSFCWAKNATIFHRRTTNDRALKNRSSSDLTKLEQQEQSMLT from the exons ATGGAGGAGAAATGGAGGAGAAATGGAGGAGAAATAGAGGATAAGATTTCAATGAGTCAGCGAGCACTCTCAAAAGTAACGAGCCAGCGATACATCTTAAGTCAGCGCTATATCCCTAACAAT CTCGAGGACAGGTTTCAAGCTCATGAAGCAGTCCGATGCGAGGAAGACCAAAATGGCGGCGCCTCTTGCCCCTTGAATGTAGAAGTGGAAAGGAGTCTGGACTTCTTGGGCAAAGAATACGGTGATCTCAGTAATTCAGATGCTGACACCAAGAGAGAACTTTGCAGAATTGGAGCCAAATTAGATAAAATTGGTGTGAGATTGCATGAGATGGCTGGTATTCTCTACGAAATGAAAGAATATAGTTATTCATTTAATGTTAAGTTGCTGGGAGTACCACAACTAAGTGCAGATGAGAATGCTGTGCAGACAAGCAACCTTTGCGTAAAGATCTTCAACAAGATGGGTGCGAATTTATCGATAAACGACCTAGACATCGCACACAGGGTTTCGAACCGAAGCGCCACAAGAGAAGGTCCGAAACCGATCGTTTGTAAATTCACTAGGCGGCTGGCCAGAAATGAAGTGTTGTCCGTCCGTAAAGAAGCATGTAAAATTAATCCGGAAGAAATTGGTCTGCCACAAGCTGGAGAAATGACGAACGTTAGATTGGTAGACCATTTGACCCCACGACTACAATTGTTATACGCGGATGCTAAAGACTTCAAGAGCAGATATAATTTTTCCTTCTGTTGGGCCAAGAATGCAACTATTTTTCATAGAAGAACAACCAACGATCGAGCTCTGAAAAATAGAAGCTCTTCCGATTTGACCAAGCTGGAGCAACAGGAGCAAAGCATGTTAACTTAG